The stretch of DNA CCCGTATCAGTGAGGGGTCGTGGGGTAGCCTGGAATCCTATGGCGTTCGGGATGCTGTAACCTGAGTTCAAATCTCAGCGACCCCATCCAATTATGAAAACGAATTTTGAGGACATATGAAGGAATCGTATACCCGATATGAAAGAGCCAGAATTATCGGTGCACGTGCTCTGCAGATTTCGATGGGTGCTCCCGTCCTTATCACGACAGGAAACATCGATCCGCTTGAGATCGCCATCGAAGAATTCCAGAAACGTGTGGTTCCCATCACCGTAAAAAGAGTGAAGTGATCGGAATGACGACCATAACGAGTATTACCCTGAGAACAATTCTCGACAGCCGTGGCAATCCGACGATCGAGGCGGATCTCTGGACCGAAAACGGTTTCGGACGGGCTGCAGCACCAAGCGGTGCGAGTACCGGCATGTATGAGGCAAAAGCCCTTCCCGTGCGCGAAGCAATCGAGCATGCCCGATCGGCGGTGATCCCGTCGCTCCTGGGCACGGATTCACGCGATCAGACCGGTTTTGACGCGCTGCTCAGGGAAATCGACGGCACACCTGATTTCAGCGTCATCGGCGCGAATATCTCGGTAGCATTGTCGCTGGCAAATGCGAAAGCAGCCGCTTCTTCTCTGGGTCTGGAGCTCTTCAGGTATCTGGGCGGTGTGTTCACAACCGATACCCCGCTTCCGCTCGGCAATGTTATCGGCGGAGGAGCCCATGCGGCCAATGCGACCGATATTCAGGAATTTCTGATCGTGCCGACCGGGGCGATGGATGCCGAAGAAGCGATTTTTACAAACGCGGTCGTCCATAAACAGATCCGGGAACTTCTCAACAGTCAGGGCAAAGGCTGCGGCAAAGGCGACGAAGGTGCATGGGCACCACAGATCAGTGATATTGCGGCCTTTGATCTCGTCAGTGAAGCCATTGCTGCTGTTTCAGACGATCTGGCAGTGGAAGTCGATATGGGCCTTGATGTCGCAGCGAGCGAACTCTGGCGCAATGGCCACTATCAATACCGGGATGCGAATCGAAATAGCGAAGACCAGATTGCATATATCAGCGATCTTATCGACCGGTATGAGCTGGTTTACGTCGAGGATCCGCTTCACGAAGAGGATTTCGAAGGTTTCGCACGGCTGACCGAAGAGGTTGGTGACAGATGCCTTATCTGCGGTGATGATCTCTTCGTGACAAACGTTGACCGTATTGAGACGGGTATCGAGCAGCAATCTGCAAATTGCGTCCTTATCAAACCGAATCAGATCGGGACCCTGACAGACACTTTTGAAGCGGTGCGTCTTGCCCATGCCAACGGTATGGAAACGGTCATGAGTCACCGGTCTGGTGAAACGACCGATGAAACGATTGCACATCTTGCAACCGCATTCGCCTGTATTTACTTAAAAACAGGCGTTGTTGGTGGAGAACGTATTGCAAAACTGAATGAACTTGTTCGTATTGAGGAGATGATCTATTGACATCCAATGATATAGAAATAGAACTTGCTGAATCCCTTATTCCGGTTGAGGAATATCTTGCCGCAGGAGTGCACATCGGCACCCAGCAAAAAAGCCAGGACATGATGAAATTCATCTACCGTGTACGCGGGGATGGCCTGTATATTCTTGATATCCAGGAGACCGACAAGAGAATAAAAACTGCCGCGGCTTTTATCGCCAGGTTCGATCCCACGAAGATCCTGGTCGTTACATCACGCCAGTATGGCCAGTATCCCGCAAAGAAGTTCGCCGAGGCTATCGGTGGCATGGCGGCAGTTGGCAGATTTATTCCCGGTCTCCTGACGAACCAGCGTATCGCAGGATATGTGGAACCCGAAGTGCTGGTCGTGACCGATCCCATCGGCGACTCGCAGGCAGTGAACGAGGCCGTCCAGTGCGGTGTTCCCATCGTCGCGCTGTGTGATACGAACAATATGACCAGTTTCGTCGATCTCGTCATCCCGACAAACAACAAGGGCCGAAAAGCTCTCTCCATGGTATACTATCTCCTCACACGCGAAGTTCTTCGCCACCGGGGAATCACGACTTCACTGACACCCGAAGATTTTGAGACCGATCTGTAACATCCGATGAAAAAGGGGGTTGTGTAACTATGACACGAAAACCCAGTGTCGCGGGAATGTTTTATCCCGATAATCCTACCCACCTTCGACAGATGGTCGAGACTTTTTTCCGGCAAACCGCAGGCGGCGGAGAGGCGCTGGGCGTTGTATCTCCGCACGCGGGATATATCTATTCCGGCCAGACAGCAGCTCACGCCATTGCTGCGCTGCCGGAAGGATTCGACGGAACAATCGTGCTTATCGGTCCGAGCCATCAGGGGATGATCACGTGCGCCTCCGGTGAAGCATGGGAGACGCCTCTTGGCATGGTGCAGACTGACCGCCCGTTTATCGAGGCAATGGACATTACTGTGGATGAGTTTTCCCATAAGGGTGAGCATTCTCTTGAAGTTCAGGTTCCGTTTCTCCAGATCCGGTTTCCGCGGGCATTGGTTGCGCCGGTTATGATGGGAAGCCAGAGCCCGGGTTCTGTTGAAAACCTCGCCGGAAAAATTATCCGGGCTATCCGGATGACAGGCAGGGAGATCCGGATTGTGGCATCAAGTGATTTTTCCCACTATATTCCCGAAGATGTCGCCCGGAGGCAGGATCTGTATGCCATCGAAGCGCTCAGAAACCTTGACGTCGGTGAGTTTTTCCGCCGCATTCACGAAGCGGGCGTCAGTGCCTGCGGCTATGGCCCCATTGCCACGATGGTCACGGTGTGCCGCAGTCTTGGAGCAACCCGCGGTGACCTGATCCGGTACACCACAAGTGCCGAAGTATCGGGCGACCGGAGCCAGGTAGTCGGGTATGCGGCCATCGCGGTGATATAAGTGGCGACGTGGAGTTCTCCGGGAAAGGTTTTTTTATTTGGAGAGCATGCCGTCGTTTTCGGCAAACCGGGCATTGCAATGGCAATTAAACCGCGGGTGTATGTCACTGTCCGGAAAGGACGGCATCCTCCCAGGGTAAAATCACCATATATTGAAAACTGTTTCTCCGAACTCGATGTAAAAGGGAGCGTATATGTTCATTCACAACTCCCGAGCTCATCCGGTCTGGGTTCGTCGGCAGCAGTCACTGTTGCCACACTGTCGGCAATCAACGACGAATTCGATCTCGGTCACTCACGTGCGCAGATAGCAGAAATCGCATATACAATTGAGAAAAAGGCGCAAAAAGGGCGAGCAAGCCCGACTGACACGTATGTGTCGTCATTCGGGGGGATTGTGCTGATCAAAGGGGGAACGAAACGCCGTCTGCCGCCGCAGTCATTCAATCTCGTCATCGGCAATACGCTTGTTTCACACAGCACTTCGAAGATGGTGGAGCAGGTCGGTACATTCAGGCAGGAAGAGCCTGCTATCGTTAATCCCATACTTGATGCAATTGACGCTGTTTGCATGAAAGCGATTCATCATCTTGCAGATCCGAAAGAAATCGGCAAATATATGGATATCAACCATGCTCTCCTGGAGGCGCTTGGAGTAAGCCACCCGTCGCTGACCCGCCTTGTTATGGCATCCCGTGCGGCCGGCGCATACGGGGCAAAAATGACCGGGGCGGGTGGCGGCGGGTGTATCATCGCACTCTGTCCCAAGCGGTCCAAAACGCGTATCGCCGGTGCCATCGAAGGGTGCGACGCCCGGGCGATAATTACAACCATCGATACTGACGGGGCACGTAAAGAACATGACGGAAAGATTGCTCGTAAAACTGGGCGGTAGCGTTATTACCGATAAATCAGGGGACTGCACAATCAGTCACTTACGGCTGGCAAAGATTGCGGATGCCCTGTCACAGCATCCCGGAGGTGAAATTATTCTGGTCCATGGCGCCGGTTCCTGCGGTCATCCTGAGGCGATGCGTCATCACATTCATAAAGGATTGGATCAAAATAATATAGCAGGTATATTTATCACGCATCAAGCGGTCGGACACCTCAACGATGCCGTGGTAAATGCGCTTCGTACCAGCGGTGTGGAAGCAATGGGAATGCATCCTCTGGATGTATGTGTTGCGGAAGACGGTCGTCTCGTCTCAATGGAGTTGGAACCTCTCGAACTTCTCGTCCGGAACGGGATCGTGCCTGTGCTCCATGGCGATGTCGTCATGGACAGGACACGGGGTGTCTGCATTGTCTCAGGAGACCAGCTTGTCAGGTATATCGCACCCCGGATGGGTATTCACCGGATAGGGCTGGCAACCGACGTTGCCGGCGTACTCGATAAAGGGTCGGTTCTTCCCTGGATCGATTCGGAAACCGCAAATACACTCTCCATTGGTGAATCAGGAAATATTGACGTCACAGGAGGAATGAAAGGTAAAATCCGTGAACTCCTTTCACTAGCGGGTGAAGGAACGGAATCGGAGATCTTTCATATTTCACGTCTTGGGGACTTTCTGGACGGGCGTAATCATGGCGGTACCGTGATTAGACGCCGGGAAGGGAACTGATTCAATCGAATGGCTGCTTTACCGGGCGGGCAGGTACCGATATCGGGGACACATCCCGGAGGAATAATAATGGATACTACAACGCAGACATCCTCGCGGAAACGGGACCACCTTGTGATCTGCTGTGAACAGCAGATAGAATACGGGTATTCCGGGTTTGATGACGTACGGCTGGTGCATAACGCATTGCCTGAGTGCGATCTCGGATCACTGCAGACCGGGGTGCGGTTTCTCGGGCACACGCTACAGTCACCTCTCTTTATCGCAGCCATGACCGGAGGTCACCCGGACACGCTGGAGGTGAACCGACGCCTTGCCCGGGCTGCGGCGAAGTACGGCCTTGGCATGGGAGTCGGATCACAACGGGCCGCTCTTGAAAACCCGGATCTGGAGGAGAGTTTTATAGTAGTTCGCGACCATGCACCTGATGCATTTCTCTGCGCGAATCTCGGTATTATCCAGCTCCGTGATCACGGAATTGAATGGGCGGACCGGGCTGTGGAGATGATTGATGCACAGGCTCTCTGTATCCACCTCAATCCGCTTCAGGAGGCAATACAACCCGAAGGCGATCATAATGCATGCGACTCTCTCGCAGCACTCGCCGCCCTCTGCGCTGAAGCCTCTTATCCGATAATTGTCAAGGAGACCGGATCAGGGATTTCCCGGGAAGTCGCGAGAAGGCTCTGGGGCAGTGGCGTTCAGGGTATTGACACAGGAGGATGGGGAGGCACCTCATGGGCTGCAGTCGAGTGCGTGCGTGCACCGGACGAGAAACTCGCCCGGCTCGGTTCGCACTTCCTCAACTGGGGCATTCCAACTGTTGTGAGCCTTTGCGAGGTTGCGGGCACCGGAAGTCCCGTCATTGCAACAGGAGGGATCCGCTCAGGCACCGATATCGCCAAGGCGATAGCACTCGGAGCTGATTTGTGCGGAACCGCACTGCCGCTCCTGAAACCGGCAATGGAAAGTGAAGAAGCGCTGTTTGCAGCAATCGAGATGATGCAGCAACAGCTGAAAGTCGCAATGTTTCTCACCGGTGCGGACTCAGTTGCCCGGCTGAGAAACGTGCGTACGTATATTACCGGCCTGACAGGTCAGATGATACATTCGGAGGAATAATTCATGGATATTGAAATAATTGCAGTAGGCGGCTATAATGAAGTCGGACGAAATATGACGGCTGTTCGCTGCGGAAAAGAGATCGTAATTTTTGATATGGGGCTCCGGCTCGATCAGATAATGATCCACGAGGATGCTGAAGTCGAAAACATGCATTCGCTTGATCTCATCGAGATGAAAGCAATCCCGGACGATACGCTGATGAACACAGTAGAGGGCACCGTTAAGGCGATTGTCTGCACTCACGGGCACCTCGATCACATCGGGGCGATTCCCAAACTCGCCCACCGGTACAACGCGCCGGTTATCGGAACGCCCTATACGGCGGAACTCATACGGCAGCAGATAGCGGGCGAACAGAAGTTCGGGGTGAACAATAAAATTTTCACGCTCAAGGCGGGACAGAAATATACCCTCTCCCAGTCGATCACCCTTGAATTCGTCAGGATGCAGCACAGCATTATCGACACGATAATGGCGGTTCTGCATACCCCCCGCGGGGCGATTATCTATGCAAACGATTTCAAACTTGACAGAACACCAGTCATCGGTGCACCGCCGGACTTTGCGCGACTCAGGGAGATAGGCAAGGAAGGCGTTCTCGCGCTCGTCGTTGAAAGCACAAATGTGATGACCAAGGGCAGGACGCCGAGCGAACGGGTAGCCCGGGATCTCGTTCGTGACGTAATGACAAGTTATGAGGATGATAAGAACGCCATGATCGTCAGCACGTTCTCGTCCCATATTGCACGCGTAAAGACGATTGCGGAGTGTGCGCATGAAATCGGTCGAAAACCGGTTCTGCTCGGCCGTTCGATGGAGAGGTATGCATCAACTGCCGAACAGCTTAAATTGGTCGGGTTTCCCAGTACCGTCAGCATGTTCGGAAACCGGCGGACGGTAGACAGGACTTTTAAGCGGATGATGAAATCGGGGAAAGAAAATTTCGTTCCGATTGTCACCGGGCACCAGGGCGAACCGGGCGCGATCCTTACGCGGCTGGCAAAAGGGGATACACCGTATAGACTGGATAAAGGGGACAAGATTATGTTCTCTGCGAAAGTCATCCCGAATCCGATGAATTACGGTCAGCGCCACATGCTTGAAACCCTGCTGAAGATGAGGGGTGCACGCCTGTTCGATGAGCTTCACGTGAGCGGTCATGCGTACCGGGAAGACCACTATGAACTGATTCATATGCTCAATCCGCAGCATATTATCCCTTCGCACGGGAATATCGACATGACCGGTGGATACGTCCAGTTTGCGGAAGAAAGCGGGTACACCCTGAACAATGATATTCACATCCTCCGGAACGGACAGAGGATCACTTTCCCACAATAAGGTGAAGACATGGAACTGAACGAGTATCTTCAAAAAGCCGCTGATATCGTCGATAAGGAACTTTTCCGAAATTACGGGAGCGTTTTTGCGGAACTGGACAAAGCGGCGGCGCACCTCCTGCTTGCGGGAGGGAAACGCATCCGCCCCGCTGTCGTAATGCTCGGGGCTGATGCGGTGCGGAGGGGCAGTTCCATGGATATTCTCCCCGCCGCTCTTGCGCTTGAAGTGACTCACACATTTACCCTCATTCATGATGACATTATGGACGGAGACTCCACCCGAAGGGGCGTGCCGACCGTCCATACAGAGTGGGACGAAGCAACGGCTATTCTTGCAGGTGATGTCCTGTACGCGCAGGCTTTTGAACTTTTGACAAAAGCCATCGCCCCGGATAATGCACGCGTGAAAGCCGTAATGCTGCTTGCCCGTACCTGCATCGAAATCTGTCAGGGACAGCACATGGACATCACATTCGCATCGCGGGATGACGTCTCCGAGATGGAATACCTCGATATGGTGCATAAAAAAACCGGAGCGCTCATTGCTTCAGCTGCCGCCGCAGGCGGAATACTCGCCGGAGGTACCCCGGGGCAGGTCAAGGCACTGTATGAATGGGGGGTGAATTCAGGTATTGCATTCCAGATTCAGGACGATCTTATCGACCTTCTGGCAGATGCACAAAAGAGCGGGAAAGACCGTGCCTCGGATCTCAGAGAAGGGAAGCAGACGCTCATTGCCATCCATGCCCGTGAAAGGGGCATCGACCTCTCGCCCTATCGCCGTGCCGATCTCTCCGATGCCGAAATTGAGAATGCGATCCTTATACTGGAAGATGCCGGCGTTATTCAGGATGTCCGCGACATGAGTGCAGAAAAGGTCGCAATTGCAAAAAAGGCGCTGCATAACCTCCCCGAATCAGAGGAAAGGGTGTTATTAAGTCAGATTACCGATTATTTCGTGACCCGGGGATTCTGAAAATGGAACCTGGACCACGCGACCTTCTCGTCATGTACGCCCTTCAGAACGCTGTCCGCCACCGGAGCGTTCCGAAAGGGGGGACAGTTCTGGGTACTCTCATGGGGAACCATCCGGAATATCGCTCACGTGCAAAGGAGATGGCGGCTCTCCTCGCGGATGTACTCGAAGAGGTGGAGCGGATGACGCCTGAAGAACGGGAGGGACGACTGACCGCACTCGCACCCGGTCTGATGGTGCCGAAAATGCAGAAGCGTGAACGCGAATCCGAACTGCCGGATCTGGAAGAGGCCGAACATGGCGTCGTCATGCGGTTCGCACCAAACCCGAGCGGTCCCCTGCATATCGGCCACGCCCGTGCCGCGTATCTCAATGATTTTTATGTCCGGAAGTATGGCGGCAGGTACGTTCTCCGGATCGAAGATACCGACCCGAGACGGATTGAGAGGGAAAATTACGACCTTCTGCAGAGCGATATCGAATGGCTTGACCTTGCCGTCACCGAAACGGTGTACCAGAGCGACCGGATGGATATTTACCACGAGCACGGCAGGCGTCTTATTGAACTGGGAGGGGCGTATGTCTGTACGTGCGAGGCGGAACGGTTCAGAACTCTCAAACTCGAAAAGAAAGCCTGTCCCTGTAGATCGGCCGGCATCGAAGAGAGCCTTGCATTGTGGGACCGGATGCTGGCGGGAGCATTCGCGGAAGGTACGGTGACAGTGCGTGTCAGGACCGATCTCTCTCATCCCGACCCGGCAATGCGGGATTTTTCGATCTTCCGTATCGTCGATGCCCCACCTCACCCCCGGTGCGACACACGTGTGTATCCGCTCATGAACTTCTCGGTCGTGATCGATGATCACCTGCTGGGAATCACTCATGTTATCCGGGGAAAGGATCATATCGCCAACACGAGAAGGCAGGAATATATCTACACGTATTTCGGTTGGAAGCCACCGTATTACCGGCATTATGGCAGGATGTCAATCGAAGGTCTGGTCCTTTCCACCTCTGCAATCAAAGAAGGCATTCGCGAGGGATTGTATGCCGGCTGGGACGACATTCATCTCGGTACCCTGAAAGCGATTGCACGCCGCGGCATCCTGCCCAAAGCTGTACGGAACGCGATGATCGACATCGGCATCGGTGATACGGATATTTCGTTTTCATGGGAGAATCTCTATGCCAAGAACAAGGCATTGATTGATCCTGTTGCAAACCGGTATTTTTTCATCCCCCATCCGGAACGGCACCTTATTGGGAATGCCCCGGACCAGACTGCACATGCCCTTCTTCACCCGAACCATCCCGAACGCGGCAGCCGCGATCTGATGTTCTCCGGCGAGGTATTCATCTCCACCGACGATATCACGGGGCATAAAATGGTACGCCTGAAGGATCTCTTCAATGTCCGTATTTCACAGGACG from Methanoculleus sp. SDB encodes:
- a CDS encoding isopentenyl pyrophosphate isomerase — encoded protein: MDTTTQTSSRKRDHLVICCEQQIEYGYSGFDDVRLVHNALPECDLGSLQTGVRFLGHTLQSPLFIAAMTGGHPDTLEVNRRLARAAAKYGLGMGVGSQRAALENPDLEESFIVVRDHAPDAFLCANLGIIQLRDHGIEWADRAVEMIDAQALCIHLNPLQEAIQPEGDHNACDSLAALAALCAEASYPIIVKETGSGISREVARRLWGSGVQGIDTGGWGGTSWAAVECVRAPDEKLARLGSHFLNWGIPTVVSLCEVAGTGSPVIATGGIRSGTDIAKAIALGADLCGTALPLLKPAMESEEALFAAIEMMQQQLKVAMFLTGADSVARLRNVRTYITGLTGQMIHSEE
- a CDS encoding extradiol dioxygenase, with product MTRKPSVAGMFYPDNPTHLRQMVETFFRQTAGGGEALGVVSPHAGYIYSGQTAAHAIAALPEGFDGTIVLIGPSHQGMITCASGEAWETPLGMVQTDRPFIEAMDITVDEFSHKGEHSLEVQVPFLQIRFPRALVAPVMMGSQSPGSVENLAGKIIRAIRMTGREIRIVASSDFSHYIPEDVARRQDLYAIEALRNLDVGEFFRRIHEAGVSACGYGPIATMVTVCRSLGATRGDLIRYTTSAEVSGDRSQVVGYAAIAVI
- a CDS encoding mevalonate kinase, with translation MATWSSPGKVFLFGEHAVVFGKPGIAMAIKPRVYVTVRKGRHPPRVKSPYIENCFSELDVKGSVYVHSQLPSSSGLGSSAAVTVATLSAINDEFDLGHSRAQIAEIAYTIEKKAQKGRASPTDTYVSSFGGIVLIKGGTKRRLPPQSFNLVIGNTLVSHSTSKMVEQVGTFRQEEPAIVNPILDAIDAVCMKAIHHLADPKEIGKYMDINHALLEALGVSHPSLTRLVMASRAAGAYGAKMTGAGGGGCIIALCPKRSKTRIAGAIEGCDARAIITTIDTDGARKEHDGKIARKTGR
- a CDS encoding ribonuclease J, whose translation is MDIEIIAVGGYNEVGRNMTAVRCGKEIVIFDMGLRLDQIMIHEDAEVENMHSLDLIEMKAIPDDTLMNTVEGTVKAIVCTHGHLDHIGAIPKLAHRYNAPVIGTPYTAELIRQQIAGEQKFGVNNKIFTLKAGQKYTLSQSITLEFVRMQHSIIDTIMAVLHTPRGAIIYANDFKLDRTPVIGAPPDFARLREIGKEGVLALVVESTNVMTKGRTPSERVARDLVRDVMTSYEDDKNAMIVSTFSSHIARVKTIAECAHEIGRKPVLLGRSMERYASTAEQLKLVGFPSTVSMFGNRRTVDRTFKRMMKSGKENFVPIVTGHQGEPGAILTRLAKGDTPYRLDKGDKIMFSAKVIPNPMNYGQRHMLETLLKMRGARLFDELHVSGHAYREDHYELIHMLNPQHIIPSHGNIDMTGGYVQFAEESGYTLNNDIHILRNGQRITFPQ
- a CDS encoding uridylate kinase, producing MTERLLVKLGGSVITDKSGDCTISHLRLAKIADALSQHPGGEIILVHGAGSCGHPEAMRHHIHKGLDQNNIAGIFITHQAVGHLNDAVVNALRTSGVEAMGMHPLDVCVAEDGRLVSMELEPLELLVRNGIVPVLHGDVVMDRTRGVCIVSGDQLVRYIAPRMGIHRIGLATDVAGVLDKGSVLPWIDSETANTLSIGESGNIDVTGGMKGKIRELLSLAGEGTESEIFHISRLGDFLDGRNHGGTVIRRREGN
- a CDS encoding enolase, producing the protein MTTITSITLRTILDSRGNPTIEADLWTENGFGRAAAPSGASTGMYEAKALPVREAIEHARSAVIPSLLGTDSRDQTGFDALLREIDGTPDFSVIGANISVALSLANAKAAASSLGLELFRYLGGVFTTDTPLPLGNVIGGGAHAANATDIQEFLIVPTGAMDAEEAIFTNAVVHKQIRELLNSQGKGCGKGDEGAWAPQISDIAAFDLVSEAIAAVSDDLAVEVDMGLDVAASELWRNGHYQYRDANRNSEDQIAYISDLIDRYELVYVEDPLHEEDFEGFARLTEEVGDRCLICGDDLFVTNVDRIETGIEQQSANCVLIKPNQIGTLTDTFEAVRLAHANGMETVMSHRSGETTDETIAHLATAFACIYLKTGVVGGERIAKLNELVRIEEMIY
- the rpoK gene encoding DNA-directed RNA polymerase subunit K (promotes RNAP assembly or increases stability; similar to eukaryotic RPB6 and bacterial subunit omega), which produces MKESYTRYERARIIGARALQISMGAPVLITTGNIDPLEIAIEEFQKRVVPITVKRVK
- a CDS encoding phosphoesterase; translated protein: MELNEYLQKAADIVDKELFRNYGSVFAELDKAAAHLLLAGGKRIRPAVVMLGADAVRRGSSMDILPAALALEVTHTFTLIHDDIMDGDSTRRGVPTVHTEWDEATAILAGDVLYAQAFELLTKAIAPDNARVKAVMLLARTCIEICQGQHMDITFASRDDVSEMEYLDMVHKKTGALIASAAAAGGILAGGTPGQVKALYEWGVNSGIAFQIQDDLIDLLADAQKSGKDRASDLREGKQTLIAIHARERGIDLSPYRRADLSDAEIENAILILEDAGVIQDVRDMSAEKVAIAKKALHNLPESEERVLLSQITDYFVTRGF
- a CDS encoding 30S ribosomal protein S2, with amino-acid sequence MTSNDIEIELAESLIPVEEYLAAGVHIGTQQKSQDMMKFIYRVRGDGLYILDIQETDKRIKTAAAFIARFDPTKILVVTSRQYGQYPAKKFAEAIGGMAAVGRFIPGLLTNQRIAGYVEPEVLVVTDPIGDSQAVNEAVQCGVPIVALCDTNNMTSFVDLVIPTNNKGRKALSMVYYLLTREVLRHRGITTSLTPEDFETDL
- the gltX gene encoding glutamine--tRNA ligase (Charges one glutamine molecule and pairs it to its corresponding RNA trinucleotide during protein translation); translation: MEPGPRDLLVMYALQNAVRHRSVPKGGTVLGTLMGNHPEYRSRAKEMAALLADVLEEVERMTPEEREGRLTALAPGLMVPKMQKRERESELPDLEEAEHGVVMRFAPNPSGPLHIGHARAAYLNDFYVRKYGGRYVLRIEDTDPRRIERENYDLLQSDIEWLDLAVTETVYQSDRMDIYHEHGRRLIELGGAYVCTCEAERFRTLKLEKKACPCRSAGIEESLALWDRMLAGAFAEGTVTVRVRTDLSHPDPAMRDFSIFRIVDAPPHPRCDTRVYPLMNFSVVIDDHLLGITHVIRGKDHIANTRRQEYIYTYFGWKPPYYRHYGRMSIEGLVLSTSAIKEGIREGLYAGWDDIHLGTLKAIARRGILPKAVRNAMIDIGIGDTDISFSWENLYAKNKALIDPVANRYFFIPHPERHLIGNAPDQTAHALLHPNHPERGSRDLMFSGEVFISTDDITGHKMVRLKDLFNVRISQDEGILRLSYAGDSLDEARAAKAPIVQWLPAGEAQSCVLKKPNGNVDGLCEPAAALEIGRVVQFERVGFARIDAVEDGIVQAYYAHR